In one window of Anser cygnoides isolate HZ-2024a breed goose chromosome 3, Taihu_goose_T2T_genome, whole genome shotgun sequence DNA:
- the LOC106032417 gene encoding trace amine-associated receptor 5, translating into MSSAQGPGAEEGLLIALCYEVNGSCYKTLHPFGVQLAIYLTCALGTLITVLGNLLVIIVVSHFKVLHTPTNFLLLSLALADLLLGLTVLPFSTIQSVDSCWYFGDDFCRLHTFLDTLFCLTSIFHLCFISIDRHCAICDPLLYPTKFTVRVACMYIGVGWAVPMVYTSVFLYTKAIAEGLGHFLQDKPCVGSCQLLFNKLWGWLNFPVFFFPCFVMIVLYVKIFTVANKQARLISNMKKGFESQLHVGASKSERKAAKTLGVAVGIYLLCWLPFTIDTMVDSLLDFITPPVLFDILIWFAYFNSACNPLIYVFSYHWFRKAMKLVLTHGIFCSRTSKVDLYQ; encoded by the coding sequence ATGAGCTCAGCCCAGGGCCCTGGTGCTGAGGAGGGGTTGCTCATTGCCTTGTGCTATGAGGTGAACGGCTCCTGCTACAAGACCTTGCATCCCTTTGGGGTCCAGCTGGCCATTTATCTGACCTGTGCCTTGGGCACGTTGATCACGGTGCTTGGGAACCTACTTGTCATCATCGTAGTTTCCCATTTCAAAGTCTTGCACACCCCCACCAACTTCTTGCTCCTGTCCCTCGCCCTTGCCGACCTGCTTCTGGGGCTGACCGTGCTGCCCTTCAGCACTATCCAGTCTGTAGACAGTTGCTGGTATTTTGGAGATGACTTCTGTAGGCTGCACACCTTTCTGGACACGCTCTTCTGCCTCACCTCCATATTTCACCTCTGTTTCATTTCCATTGATCGGCATTGTGCAATCTGTGACCCTTTGCTCTACCCCACCAAGTTCACTGTAAGAGTGGCCTGTATGTACAttggggtggggtgggcagTCCCTATGGTCTACACCTCTGTCTTCCTGTACACTAAAGCCATTGCAGAAGGGCTGGGCCATTTTTTGCAAGATAAACCCTGTGTTGGTAGCTGCCAGCTGCTGTTCAACAAGCTCTGGGGGTGGCTGAACTTCCCAGTATTCTTCTTCCCTTGCTTCGTAATGATAGTTttgtatgtaaaaatatttactgttgcGAACAAGCAAGCCAGGTTGATAAGCAACATGAAGAAAGGTTTTGAGTCTCAGCTACACGTAGGAGCATCCAAGAgtgaaaggaaagcagcaaagaCTCTTGGGGTAGCTGTAGGAATCTacctgctgtgctggctgccctTTACTATTGACACCATGGTAGACAGTCTTCTGGATTTCATTACTCCCCCAGTTCTGTTTGACATCCTAATTTGGTTTGCTTACTTTAATTCTGCCTGCAATCCATTGATCTACGTGTTTTCCTACCATTGGTTCAGGAAAGCCATGAAACTAGTCTTAACTCATGGGATCTTTTGTTCCAGGACATCTAAAGTAGACTTGTACCAATAA